In the Pseudothauera hydrothermalis genome, one interval contains:
- a CDS encoding polyprenyl synthetase family protein, which yields MSIRDDFSRWMASVQQRTEAALDSFLPPASQAPTRLHEAMRYAVLGGGKRVRPLLVHAAGRLADAPVDRLDRIASAIEMIHVYSLVHDDMPCMDDDVLRRGKPTVHVEYDQATALLVGDALQTRAFELMAEAQIAESPSAQLDMIALLAAATGSHGMAGGQAIDLAAVGCALDRAELEFMHIRKTGALIRASVLLGARAGRPLADADHERLDHYSKRIGLLFQVVDDILDAQADTATLGKTAGKDAEQGKPTYASLLGLSDARAYAEELFADAQSTLLPLGERGAFLQALAGFIVQRSF from the coding sequence ATGAGCATCCGAGACGACTTTTCGCGCTGGATGGCTTCGGTACAGCAACGCACCGAAGCGGCACTAGACAGCTTCCTGCCGCCCGCATCCCAGGCCCCGACCCGCCTGCATGAAGCCATGCGCTACGCAGTACTGGGCGGAGGGAAAAGGGTTCGCCCCTTACTCGTGCATGCGGCAGGCCGACTGGCCGACGCACCCGTCGACCGGCTCGACCGTATCGCCTCTGCAATCGAAATGATCCATGTCTATTCCTTGGTGCATGACGACATGCCTTGCATGGATGATGACGTTTTGCGCCGTGGCAAGCCCACCGTTCATGTCGAATACGATCAGGCCACCGCGCTGTTGGTCGGTGACGCCCTGCAAACGCGTGCGTTTGAACTGATGGCCGAGGCGCAGATTGCCGAATCGCCCTCCGCACAGCTCGACATGATTGCCCTCCTTGCTGCGGCAACCGGCTCGCATGGCATGGCAGGGGGACAAGCCATCGACTTGGCGGCGGTCGGCTGCGCGCTCGATCGCGCCGAACTGGAGTTCATGCACATTCGTAAGACCGGCGCGCTGATTCGCGCCTCCGTGCTGCTTGGCGCGCGGGCGGGTCGGCCGCTCGCCGACGCCGATCATGAACGCCTGGATCACTACAGCAAGCGGATTGGCCTGCTGTTCCAGGTGGTAGACGACATCCTCGACGCACAAGCCGACACCGCCACTTTGGGTAAGACCGCCGGCAAAGATGCCGAACAGGGCAAACCCACCTACGCAAGCCTGCTCGGCTTGAGTGACGCCCGGGCTTACGCCGAGGAACTTTTCGCCGACGCTCAGTCCACCCTGCTACCGTTGGGTGAGCGCGGCGCATTCCTGCAAGCGCTTGCCGGATTCATCGTCCAACGGTCGTTCTAA
- a CDS encoding exodeoxyribonuclease VII small subunit, translated as MARTASAPENFESAISELERIVREMESGELSLEHALERYQRGVGLLKFCQKTLSRAQERIRILEADTLQPLPSVGESSS; from the coding sequence ATGGCTCGGACCGCATCCGCCCCTGAGAATTTCGAATCCGCCATCTCCGAACTCGAGCGCATTGTGCGCGAAATGGAAAGCGGGGAGCTTTCTTTGGAACACGCCCTGGAGCGTTATCAAAGAGGTGTTGGCTTACTGAAATTCTGTCAAAAAACGCTTTCCCGCGCGCAAGAGCGCATCCGCATCCTGGAGGCGGACACCTTACAACCCTTGCCTTCGGTCGGCGAAAGCAGCTCATGA
- a CDS encoding FKBP-type peptidyl-prolyl cis-trans isomerase, with amino-acid sequence MTQTVQATSLVTLHYRIALENGQPLINTFSGTPATLQLGAGELLPSLETLIVGLQVGERKTFELTAEQAFGPYRADLVERVRREHMPDEDIEPMSIMEFTAPDGSRYPGLVREIDAQSALIDFNHPLAGKPIRFEVEIIGIL; translated from the coding sequence GTGACCCAAACCGTCCAAGCCACCAGCCTAGTCACCCTGCATTACCGCATTGCGCTGGAAAATGGCCAGCCGCTGATCAATACCTTCAGCGGCACCCCGGCCACGCTGCAGCTTGGAGCTGGCGAACTGCTGCCGTCGCTGGAGACACTGATCGTCGGCTTACAGGTGGGCGAGCGCAAAACCTTCGAGTTGACCGCGGAACAAGCCTTTGGCCCATATCGCGCGGACCTGGTCGAGCGGGTGCGCCGCGAACACATGCCGGATGAGGACATCGAGCCGATGAGCATCATGGAATTCACCGCCCCGGACGGCTCACGATATCCCGGACTGGTGCGCGAAATCGACGCACAGTCCGCGCTGATCGATTTCAACCATCCGCTGGCCGGCAAACCCATTCGCTTTGAAGTGGAAATCATCGGCATTCTGTAA
- the ispH gene encoding 4-hydroxy-3-methylbut-2-enyl diphosphate reductase: protein MNDKEVLLANPRGFCAGVERAIDIVERALARFGAPIFVRHEVVHNKFVVDDLRAKGAVFVEELDEVPTGSTVIFSAHGVSLAVRAEAERRGLRIFDATCPLVTKVHIEVARMREAGREIIMIGHKGHPEVEGTMGQVGDGIHLVESVADVATLQVANPNQLAYVTQTTLSMDDAAAIVAALRERFPAIVGPKKDDICYATQNRQDAVKIMVPQADLIIVVGSQNSSNSNRLREVAELRGVPAYLVDNADGIDPAWLAGKRRIGVTAGASAPEVLVMAVIERLKQLGAGSVRQLEGVPEKVTFPLPKELQQSG, encoded by the coding sequence ATGAATGACAAGGAAGTGCTGCTTGCCAACCCACGCGGTTTTTGCGCTGGCGTAGAGCGCGCCATCGACATCGTCGAACGCGCGCTGGCGCGCTTCGGCGCGCCGATCTTTGTTCGCCACGAAGTGGTGCACAACAAGTTCGTGGTGGACGACTTGCGTGCCAAGGGCGCGGTATTCGTGGAGGAACTGGACGAAGTGCCCACCGGCAGTACGGTGATTTTCAGCGCCCACGGCGTGTCGCTGGCGGTGCGCGCCGAAGCCGAGCGCCGCGGCCTGCGCATCTTCGACGCCACCTGCCCGCTGGTCACCAAAGTACACATCGAGGTTGCCCGCATGCGCGAAGCCGGCCGTGAAATCATCATGATCGGCCACAAGGGTCACCCGGAGGTAGAAGGCACCATGGGGCAAGTGGGCGACGGCATTCATCTTGTGGAGTCCGTTGCCGACGTCGCCACCTTGCAGGTCGCCAACCCCAATCAGCTCGCCTACGTGACCCAGACCACCCTGTCGATGGATGATGCCGCGGCCATCGTCGCCGCTCTACGGGAGCGCTTTCCGGCCATCGTTGGACCGAAGAAAGACGACATCTGCTATGCCACGCAGAACCGCCAAGATGCAGTCAAGATCATGGTGCCGCAAGCCGACCTGATCATCGTGGTGGGCTCTCAAAACAGCTCCAACTCCAACCGCCTGCGCGAAGTGGCCGAGCTGCGTGGCGTGCCGGCCTACCTGGTCGACAACGCCGACGGCATCGACCCCGCCTGGCTGGCCGGCAAGCGGCGTATCGGTGTGACTGCGGGCGCCTCGGCACCGGAAGTACTGGTCATGGCGGTGATCGAGCGGCTCAAGCAACTCGGAGCCGGCTCGGTGCGCCAACTCGAGGGCGTCCCCGAAAAAGTCACTTTCCCGTTGCCGAAAGAACTACAGCAAAGCGGCTGA
- a CDS encoding aromatic ring-hydroxylating oxygenase subunit alpha — MSDIASKARLAPAVSQLPVSWYFDEKIFELEKKLLFDAGPGYVGHELMVPEVGSYRSLEWLDHSKLLLRTSSGVHQLSNICRHRQAIMLQGVGKTDNIVCPIHRWTYDQQGTLLGAPHFSQNPCLNLKRDELESWNGLLFKGPRSANADLAGMQVAGEFDFSGYKLDRVELHQCNYNWKTFIEVYLEDYHVVPYHPGLGNFVTCDDLTWQFGEWYSVQRVGITSLRKAGSPVYEKWHKAVLDYYGDKKPAQGAVWLTYYPNIMVEWYPHVLVVSTLIPTDINKTTNVVEFYYPEEIVEFEREFVEAEQAAYMETAIEDDDIGERMDRGRLALLKEGRNEVGPYQSPFEDGMQHFHEFYRRIIEPHL; from the coding sequence ATGTCCGACATTGCTTCCAAGGCTCGACTCGCGCCGGCTGTTTCGCAACTTCCGGTTTCGTGGTACTTCGACGAAAAGATCTTCGAACTGGAGAAAAAGCTCCTCTTCGATGCCGGTCCGGGGTACGTCGGCCATGAGCTGATGGTACCGGAAGTCGGCAGCTACCGTTCGCTCGAGTGGCTGGATCATTCGAAGTTGCTGTTGCGTACCAGCTCGGGTGTGCATCAGTTGTCCAACATCTGCCGTCATCGGCAGGCGATCATGCTGCAGGGCGTAGGCAAAACTGACAACATCGTCTGCCCCATCCACCGTTGGACCTATGACCAGCAAGGCACTTTGCTGGGTGCGCCGCATTTTTCGCAAAATCCATGCCTGAATCTCAAGCGCGATGAGCTGGAGAGCTGGAACGGGCTGCTGTTCAAGGGGCCGCGTTCGGCCAATGCGGATCTTGCAGGGATGCAAGTGGCGGGCGAGTTTGATTTTTCCGGCTACAAGCTCGATCGCGTCGAGCTTCACCAGTGCAACTACAACTGGAAGACCTTTATCGAGGTCTATCTGGAAGACTACCATGTAGTGCCCTATCACCCGGGGCTGGGTAACTTTGTCACCTGTGACGATCTCACCTGGCAGTTTGGCGAGTGGTATTCGGTGCAGCGGGTGGGCATTACATCGCTACGCAAGGCAGGTTCGCCGGTGTATGAGAAGTGGCACAAGGCCGTGCTCGATTACTACGGCGACAAGAAACCGGCACAGGGGGCGGTGTGGCTGACTTATTACCCCAATATCATGGTGGAATGGTATCCGCATGTGCTGGTCGTCAGTACCCTGATTCCGACCGATATCAACAAGACGACCAATGTGGTGGAGTTCTACTACCCGGAGGAGATCGTCGAGTTCGAGCGCGAGTTCGTCGAGGCCGAGCAGGCTGCCTATATGGAGACCGCCATCGAAGACGACGACATCGGTGAGCGCATGGACCGCGGGCGCTTGGCGCTGCTCAAGGAGGGGCGTAACGAGGTCGGGCCCTATCAATCACCGTTTGAAGACGGCATGCAGCATTTTCACGAGTTCTACCGCAGAATCATCGAGCCGCATCTCTGA